The following coding sequences are from one Ruminococcus flavefaciens AE3010 window:
- a CDS encoding zinc ribbon domain-containing protein, with translation MICKKCGKEINDGIDMCPECGTNVNGMPNQPNLVQVSEKPKKKHKGLIIIGYIFALLLAVIIVIAIFGDDESDKIGSSDTKISSSSESEEFFKETFGDTEENVIKTLAISKIKENLEYDSEVYDVKILDKDSNYNYIVRGWTKSPDLIAKWWTVMIKLDTSTGKMTTYTKGEFTESDAWINKYKTESEYGWGKENHIE, from the coding sequence ATGATCTGTAAAAAGTGTGGAAAAGAAATCAATGACGGTATAGATATGTGTCCCGAATGCGGTACAAATGTTAATGGTATGCCTAATCAGCCTAATTTAGTACAAGTATCGGAGAAGCCTAAGAAAAAGCATAAGGGTTTGATTATTATAGGATACATTTTTGCTTTATTATTAGCCGTAATAATTGTTATTGCTATTTTTGGTGATGATGAAAGTGATAAAATAGGTTCATCTGATACGAAGATTTCATCAAGTTCAGAATCAGAGGAGTTTTTTAAAGAAACATTTGGCGATACAGAGGAAAATGTAATAAAAACGCTTGCAATATCGAAAATTAAGGAAAATCTTGAGTATGATTCAGAAGTTTATGATGTAAAAATTCTTGATAAAGACAGTAATTATAACTATATTGTTCGTGGATGGACTAAGAGCCCTGACCTAATAGCAAAATGGTGGACGGTTATGATAAAACTTGATACTAGTACAGGAAAAATGACTACATATACAAAAGGTGAATTTACTGAAAGTGATGCATGGATAAATAAATATAAAACAGAAAGTGAATATGGTTGGGGAAAAGAAAACCATATTGAATAG
- a CDS encoding RnfABCDGE type electron transport complex subunit D, whose amino-acid sequence MLKKARKERLIWLDIMLTLLTLELMSYFYYGMRSVVLAGVCVAVSAVAEFISLRIMNRKFTADDLTCTSDALILALMMPVVMDYKVAALAVLFAIIVAKNVFGGRINMIFSPAAAGYVFLLTSWGRQLLQYTEPYTKTGIFDHPTSLVKSASYVFNTTRVFSHTDFELLLGNFSGPSGSVSVLLLCVAAVVLMFRRSISAGAFIGTVFGTGFFAVVTPVLSSRAASLKYSLVLNMVLFSAIYIVSDVRIAPKRNYYAFFYGLFIGVISYVLVATGVKENAIIIVSVLFTPIALGFKNLEKKIELAEKEHAETVAAENANGEGAAVHGQ is encoded by the coding sequence ATGCTGAAAAAAGCGAGAAAAGAACGCCTTATATGGCTTGATATTATGCTTACGCTCCTTACTCTGGAGCTGATGTCCTATTTCTATTACGGAATGCGTTCTGTTGTTCTTGCAGGAGTTTGTGTGGCGGTTTCGGCTGTTGCAGAGTTCATATCTCTTCGTATCATGAACAGAAAATTCACGGCTGATGACCTGACCTGTACATCTGATGCGCTCATACTTGCTCTAATGATGCCTGTGGTCATGGACTATAAAGTGGCAGCCTTAGCAGTGCTGTTTGCCATTATTGTTGCAAAGAACGTCTTTGGCGGCAGGATAAACATGATCTTTTCTCCTGCGGCAGCAGGCTATGTATTTTTGCTTACATCGTGGGGCAGACAGCTTCTCCAGTACACTGAGCCATACACAAAGACAGGAATATTCGATCACCCGACTTCGCTGGTCAAGTCGGCTTCATATGTTTTTAATACAACAAGAGTTTTCTCCCATACGGATTTTGAACTGCTGCTGGGTAATTTCAGCGGACCATCGGGCTCTGTAAGCGTGCTGCTCCTATGTGTTGCCGCAGTCGTGCTCATGTTCAGAAGAAGTATTTCCGCAGGAGCCTTTATCGGAACCGTTTTCGGCACAGGCTTTTTTGCGGTAGTTACACCTGTTCTCAGTTCAAGAGCGGCTTCCCTGAAGTATTCTCTTGTGCTGAATATGGTACTATTTTCGGCGATATATATAGTTTCCGATGTAAGAATAGCTCCCAAGCGCAATTACTATGCTTTTTTCTACGGACTGTTCATCGGAGTCATTTCCTATGTGCTTGTTGCTACAGGCGTAAAGGAAAACGCCATTATTATCGTATCTGTGCTGTTTACTCCCATAGCTCTCGGCTTTAAAAATCTCGAAAAGAAGATAGAGCTTGCGGAAAAGGAACACGCGGAAACTGTAGCGGCTGAAAACGCCAACGGAGAGGGGGCAGCTGTACATGGTCAATAA
- the rpe gene encoding ribulose-phosphate 3-epimerase, translating into MSYIGRSDKLKNYVSASVLSADMLELGREIKKLEDNGIDMLHFDVMDGIFVNNITFGLPVLQQVRKVTDITLDVHLMIADPLKYVQRFAESGADIICFHIESDSDTLETIKTIRSCGVRAALAIKPATSAESVFEYLPYLDMVLVMTVEPGFGGQSFIPETLDKIRAIRQKITELGLNVNVEVDGGINGTTSAAVREAGANVLVSGSYLFAADNMAEAAKALKEDMSC; encoded by the coding sequence ATGAGTTATATCGGAAGAAGTGATAAATTGAAAAATTATGTTTCGGCTTCTGTGCTGAGCGCAGATATGCTTGAACTTGGCAGAGAGATAAAAAAGCTTGAGGATAACGGCATAGATATGCTTCATTTTGATGTTATGGACGGTATCTTTGTCAATAATATAACCTTCGGACTTCCTGTACTTCAGCAGGTAAGAAAGGTCACGGATATTACCCTTGACGTTCATCTTATGATAGCCGACCCTCTGAAATATGTTCAGCGTTTTGCTGAAAGCGGTGCTGATATAATATGCTTTCATATTGAAAGCGACAGCGATACTCTTGAAACTATCAAGACAATAAGAAGCTGCGGAGTCAGGGCGGCGCTTGCAATAAAGCCTGCAACTTCCGCCGAAAGCGTCTTTGAGTATCTGCCTTATCTTGATATGGTGCTTGTTATGACAGTTGAGCCCGGCTTTGGCGGTCAGAGCTTTATTCCCGAGACTCTCGATAAGATACGCGCTATTCGTCAGAAGATCACAGAACTCGGACTGAACGTCAATGTTGAAGTTGACGGCGGCATCAACGGTACAACATCTGCTGCTGTCCGTGAGGCAGGTGCAAATGTTCTGGTATCGGGAAGCTATCTTTTTGCTGCCGATAATATGGCTGAGGCTGCAAAGGCTCTGAAAGAAGATATGTCATGCTGA
- a CDS encoding Rnf-Nqr domain containing protein, with translation MFLIDELIALLAANLILSQALGTSTMFIAADSKKNMIATSCVITVFTTLGSAAAYLIDSLLPTSAADLRLLFYTAVIGILYIIMLTVSYFAGRKWFADFRKYIHVSAFNCAVMGTLFTISGRAEDYSIAFDLGGYVFAGFEAGLGFIVAALILAAAYRKLNSAKVPASFRGFPAMLVYLGIISMAVYSLK, from the coding sequence ATGTTTCTGATAGATGAACTTATAGCGCTCCTTGCGGCTAATCTTATATTATCTCAGGCGCTGGGCACAAGTACCATGTTTATAGCGGCTGACAGCAAGAAAAACATGATTGCCACATCGTGCGTCATTACAGTTTTCACCACACTCGGTTCGGCTGCGGCTTATTTGATAGACAGCCTGCTGCCGACCTCTGCTGCTGATCTGAGACTGCTGTTCTATACGGCAGTTATCGGGATACTGTATATCATTATGCTGACTGTGTCTTATTTTGCGGGAAGAAAATGGTTTGCGGACTTCCGCAAATATATCCATGTTTCCGCTTTCAACTGCGCTGTCATGGGAACGCTTTTTACCATAAGCGGCAGAGCAGAAGACTATAGCATTGCTTTTGATCTTGGCGGATATGTTTTCGCAGGATTTGAAGCAGGTCTGGGCTTTATTGTAGCGGCACTGATCCTTGCTGCTGCATATCGCAAGCTCAATTCGGCAAAGGTACCTGCATCGTTCAGAGGATTCCCTGCAATGCTTGTATATCTTGGGATCATTTCAATGGCAGTATATTCGCTTAAATAA
- a CDS encoding Rnf-Nqr domain containing protein: MVNKKLLGGVLGDNIVLSGLMVISPVIICGDTLKNAEALVYAFTAITFISVVLASFVPQKLPYTVKVILYAIISALVFIPVKLVTREFFPGVIERIGIYFPLLAVNSLIVFQTEAKFFRMKRLDMIISLVFCILGFDAVMLITGVVRELFAYGTINSRIVDVNTLVSGLSQPFGGFIFLGLMCGAYRFIRGLVSKNNEVRSNADVSDR, translated from the coding sequence ATGGTCAATAAAAAGCTGCTCGGCGGAGTCCTTGGGGATAATATCGTCCTGTCGGGACTTATGGTCATATCTCCCGTGATAATCTGCGGAGATACGCTGAAAAACGCCGAAGCTCTCGTGTATGCCTTTACGGCAATAACCTTTATTTCGGTTGTGCTTGCTTCATTTGTACCCCAAAAGCTTCCGTATACCGTAAAGGTCATACTATATGCAATAATTTCTGCCCTTGTATTTATACCTGTAAAGCTTGTGACACGAGAATTCTTCCCGGGAGTTATAGAACGCATAGGCATTTATTTTCCGCTGCTTGCGGTTAATTCACTTATAGTCTTTCAGACGGAAGCAAAGTTCTTCCGCATGAAAAGGCTTGATATGATAATATCCCTTGTATTCTGTATCCTCGGATTTGATGCGGTAATGCTCATTACGGGCGTGGTCCGCGAGCTGTTTGCATACGGCACCATAAACAGCAGGATAGTTGACGTCAATACGCTTGTGAGCGGACTTTCACAGCCATTCGGCGGCTTCATATTCTTAGGACTTATGTGCGGAGCATACAGATTCATTCGGGGACTTGTCTCAAAAAATAACGAAGTAAGGAGTAATGCTGATGTTTCTGATAGATGA
- a CDS encoding rolling circle replication-associated protein: protein MENANMKFFTRKAYDYEPSDNASITLYKCGHIIEGRLVERKSYNLGRLKRQSKDLYVDTETGEIGQYQHDLSKNTIRKMKRSFERLRMIINTNFFAEINERAIVLTYAEKMEDFDKASIDFKRFWEKFVYHYSDLEYIRVIEPQQTGSWHIHALVKSTEYRNLYIPIAEITKIWGHGFAYISPMTGNDNIGAYFTACFTNLDVFEKESEEPNKRKCIIKGERLRFYPPNKKFYACSRGIKKPQRISMTFGEAKEMYNFENCNYKKAYEVIEKNPDTEVEKVVNHTMRIQINLKCKKKHNGHTGNNKL from the coding sequence ATGGAAAATGCAAATATGAAATTCTTTACTCGTAAGGCGTATGACTATGAACCCAGTGATAATGCAAGTATCACGTTATACAAGTGTGGTCATATTATCGAGGGCAGATTGGTTGAACGTAAATCTTATAATCTCGGTAGGTTGAAACGTCAAAGTAAGGATTTGTATGTTGATACTGAAACTGGTGAAATAGGACAGTATCAGCATGATTTAAGCAAAAATACCATAAGAAAGATGAAAAGATCTTTTGAAAGACTTCGTATGATTATAAATACGAACTTTTTCGCTGAAATTAATGAACGTGCTATTGTATTGACTTATGCTGAAAAAATGGAGGATTTTGACAAAGCGTCAATAGATTTCAAGCGCTTTTGGGAAAAATTCGTATATCACTATAGTGACTTAGAGTATATCCGTGTAATTGAGCCACAGCAAACAGGGAGCTGGCATATTCATGCACTGGTGAAATCAACGGAATATAGAAATCTTTATATTCCGATAGCTGAAATTACAAAGATTTGGGGACATGGTTTTGCTTACATTTCTCCAATGACGGGAAATGATAATATAGGAGCATATTTTACAGCCTGTTTTACAAATCTTGACGTGTTTGAAAAAGAATCAGAAGAACCAAATAAAAGGAAGTGTATAATTAAGGGCGAGAGATTGCGCTTTTACCCACCAAATAAAAAGTTTTATGCCTGTTCGAGAGGAATAAAAAAGCCTCAGCGTATAAGTATGACCTTTGGCGAAGCAAAGGAAATGTACAATTTTGAGAATTGTAATTATAAAAAAGCCTATGAAGTTATTGAAAAGAATCCAGATACAGAAGTTGAAAAAGTTGTAAATCATACAATGAGAATTCAAATCAACTTAAAATGTAAGAAAAAGCATAACGGACATACTGGCAATAATAAGCTGTAA
- a CDS encoding helix-turn-helix domain-containing protein: protein MYKKYNGIIKYAPLFLHTIRFINNRHLTRSQLFLQNSPAPDELETVSDKLKWYRINNGLLQREVAKVIGVDRTTYSRYEDNILEAYPLDKLSKAAALFNIDISLLLDDYNTFLYSGQGKQIKGLRKSMKLTQSQLAQNMKTPLGTLKKWEQDKSIIPKKTFKKLSELLNALHNV, encoded by the coding sequence ATGTATAAGAAATACAACGGTATTATCAAATACGCTCCCCTGTTTCTCCATACAATACGCTTTATCAATAACCGTCACCTTACAAGATCGCAGTTATTCTTGCAGAACTCACCTGCTCCAGATGAACTTGAAACAGTATCGGACAAGCTCAAATGGTATCGTATCAACAACGGATTATTACAGCGAGAAGTTGCTAAGGTTATAGGCGTAGACAGAACAACTTACTCTCGTTATGAAGATAACATTCTCGAAGCCTACCCGTTGGATAAACTTTCAAAAGCAGCAGCTTTATTTAACATTGATATCTCTTTACTTCTTGATGACTATAACACTTTTCTTTACAGTGGACAAGGAAAACAAATAAAGGGACTGCGTAAGTCAATGAAGCTTACACAATCCCAGTTAGCTCAAAATATGAAAACGCCTCTCGGAACTCTCAAAAAATGGGAGCAGGACAAGTCTATAATTCCCAAAAAGACTTTTAAAAAGCTTTCCGAACTTCTAAACGCGCTCCATAACGTCTGA
- a CDS encoding sigma factor: MFIELLRNLFFFALHIESSSVFPKPLSKKEEEECFELMSKGDSSARNRLIEHNLRLVAHIVKKYASGADEQDELISVGTVGLIKAVSSFDYSKGAKFATYASRCIEKATLSLRL, from the coding sequence ATGTTTATTGAATTGCTGCGGAATCTTTTCTTTTTCGCCCTGCATATCGAAAGCTCTTCCGTTTTTCCCAAGCCCCTTTCCAAAAAAGAGGAGGAAGAATGCTTTGAACTTATGTCAAAGGGTGACAGCTCCGCAAGGAACAGGCTTATTGAGCACAATCTCCGACTTGTTGCTCATATCGTCAAAAAATACGCCTCGGGAGCAGACGAACAGGATGAACTTATATCCGTAGGTACAGTAGGTCTTATAAAGGCTGTCTCCTCCTTTGACTACTCAAAGGGAGCTAAATTTGCCACATATGCAAGCAGATGCATTGAAAAAGCAACACTATCATTACGGCTCTAA